From Pigmentibacter ruber, a single genomic window includes:
- a CDS encoding chitinase, producing MIKKLIAKSLFLIFYVDFSLSAFAQEEKTNLNNYFSPYNDVTVNAVWSDWQNYPQGRPADLLPISQQTKTNAYTLAFIQAVGNNCKAAWAGTEALSVESKWGIYLTNQLQTNSIKYFISLGGASGTDLSVSCPTINALTKQYEDIISTYKPNGLDFDLEGAFLANRSALTKLLAAVKQIQTTHPEVFISFTLPTMPDGLTIDGQWLLKLATSTNIKYKVNIMTMDYGYSFNQNMANYAIQAANSLFLFLQTVYPKLNTSQIWNLIELTPMIGLNDVRSENFTLIDAYNLTIFAKQNNLGGLHMWSVSRDKPCSVNYVSINCSSLNNQKSNYEYMKIFANFQNGSYVN from the coding sequence ATGATAAAAAAATTAATTGCAAAATCATTATTTCTGATTTTTTACGTTGATTTCTCGTTAAGTGCTTTTGCTCAAGAAGAAAAAACAAATCTTAATAATTATTTTTCACCTTATAATGACGTAACAGTAAATGCTGTGTGGTCTGATTGGCAAAATTATCCCCAAGGACGGCCAGCAGATCTTCTTCCCATTTCGCAACAAACAAAAACTAATGCTTATACACTCGCATTTATTCAAGCAGTAGGAAACAACTGTAAGGCAGCTTGGGCTGGAACAGAAGCTCTTTCGGTGGAAAGTAAATGGGGTATTTACTTAACAAATCAACTTCAAACAAATTCAATAAAATATTTTATTTCTTTAGGTGGAGCGAGTGGAACAGATCTTAGTGTAAGTTGTCCAACAATAAATGCACTAACGAAACAATATGAAGATATAATTTCTACTTATAAACCAAATGGTCTTGATTTTGATCTTGAAGGTGCATTTCTTGCAAATCGTTCGGCTCTAACAAAATTATTAGCTGCCGTAAAACAAATTCAAACCACACACCCGGAAGTATTCATTTCCTTTACCTTACCTACAATGCCAGATGGACTTACAATTGATGGACAATGGTTATTAAAATTAGCCACATCTACAAATATTAAATATAAAGTAAATATAATGACAATGGATTATGGTTATAGCTTTAATCAAAATATGGCAAACTATGCCATTCAAGCTGCAAATAGTTTATTTCTTTTTTTACAGACAGTTTATCCCAAATTGAATACATCTCAAATCTGGAATTTAATAGAATTAACGCCTATGATAGGTTTAAATGATGTTCGTTCTGAAAATTTCACTCTTATTGATGCATATAATTTAACAATCTTTGCAAAACAAAATAATTTAGGTGGTTTGCATATGTGGTCCGTTTCAAGAGATAAACCATGTTCTGTAAATTATGTTTCCATAAATTGCTCAAGTTTAAACAATCAAAAGTCTAACTATGAATATATGAAAATTTTTGCAAACTTCCAA